The following coding sequences lie in one Sesamum indicum cultivar Zhongzhi No. 13 linkage group LG9, S_indicum_v1.0, whole genome shotgun sequence genomic window:
- the LOC105171094 gene encoding aldehyde dehydrogenase family 3 member F1-like isoform X2 yields MEGLEGLRRTFRSGRTRGVDWRKAQLLALVKYLAENEAQILEALEQDLGKHPVEAYRDEIGLVKKSAEHSLLNIKKWMAPKKILLEEAES; encoded by the exons ATGGAGGGATTGGAGGGGCTGAGGCGAACTTTCAGAAGCGGGAGAACCAGAGGAGTTGATTGGAGGAAAGCCCAACTTCTAGCCCTTGTTAAATATTTAGCAGAAAACGAAGCCCAGATTCTTGAAGCCTTGGAACAGGATCTTGGGAAACACCCTGTTGAAGCTTACCGCGATGAg ATTGGATTGGTGAAAAAATCAGCAGAACACTCTTTGCTGAACATCAAGAAATGGATGGCGCCGAAAAAG ATA TTACTGGAGGAGGCTGAAAGCTAG
- the LOC105171094 gene encoding aldehyde dehydrogenase family 3 member F1-like isoform X3 has product MEGLEGLRRTFRSGRTRGVDWRKAQLLALVKYLAENEAQILEALEQDLGKHPVEAYRDEIGLVKKSAEHSLLNIKKWMAPKKE; this is encoded by the exons ATGGAGGGATTGGAGGGGCTGAGGCGAACTTTCAGAAGCGGGAGAACCAGAGGAGTTGATTGGAGGAAAGCCCAACTTCTAGCCCTTGTTAAATATTTAGCAGAAAACGAAGCCCAGATTCTTGAAGCCTTGGAACAGGATCTTGGGAAACACCCTGTTGAAGCTTACCGCGATGAg ATTGGATTGGTGAAAAAATCAGCAGAACACTCTTTGCTGAACATCAAGAAATGGATGGCGCCGAAAAAG GAGTAA
- the LOC105171171 gene encoding uncharacterized protein LOC105171171, translating into MEGSSRRNAAEEETPRRGAGATIQITQDELQRMIDEASRKAIVEYERRTATPLVKETARRQLFENVEPIRESRVQGEHDHRSKRPASSDAGSSSHGRAKRREPVISRAEVESVGKQIHSLNKQIDELKKRGEIVAQNKNSPFCNEILVQTVEPGFRVPDLKRYDGMRDPQEHVAAFEMVMNLYGQSAPIMAKLFATTLTGKAQEWFTNLPRGSIESYEQLVQKFNFHFASKKKQKRSATHLFNIRQREDETLKNFMGRFNNETLEVQELRIDMLVSILIHGLRKGSFASALARDPPYDVEQLMAIAQKYIDEEEMNAMKDSERREREYIPRRPHEGRGGGNDKPKTEKRKEPKYVPKYHNYTPLAMSREKALMMVENADVLKWPRHTRYTPTKKMSNKYCRFHRERGHSTEECYQLKDEIERLVRQGHFRDRVPPNCKIGGGGRRSRSRSPDRDRNPGPSRIDRPPVGGNNAPTKGVIYTIAGGSTAGDSGRTRKRCARTAGSVRQKEFVLKVEGEEAISFNSSDRLEDGGEQNDPMVIKLDIANFTVHKVLIDSGSSADIIFKNVVDRMGLENARLEPVKTPLVGFGGSEVASLGTIELPVSMGEEPKRKTLMVKFLVVDTPFTYNVILGRPGLNSFRAVISTYHMKMKFPTEYGIGEVWCDQKEARKCYNLSIKAEPRSKKQKVREDAEPRPYEAEHLKPSEEYKAIQLATDDPSKTTRIGSSMKEGEMAMIDFLRNNADMFAWSPSDFTGIDPEVIVHRLNVNPTVRPVQQRKRTLNSDKNDAIRQEVDKLLKAGYISEIQYTNWLSNVVLVPKASGKWRMCVDFTDLNKACPKDPYPLPRIDTMVDSTAGFELFSMMDAYQGYHQIQLAEEDRDKTSFVTDKGIYCYNMMPFGLKNAGATYQRLVKKMFGDLLGKTMEVYVDDMLVKSKRSQDHIKDLSQAFSIMRSHGMKLNPDKCTFGVTGGKFLGYMISERGIEANPEKIQAIMNLRSPNSVKEVQKLTGKIASLSRFISRSAGKSLPFFKVLRKPKNFAWTSECDQALQELKKYLTKPPLLANPKEGETLFLYLGVSENAVSSVLVREEASNQNPVYYVSKMLQGAESRYSEMEKLALALIVTARKLRPYFQAHKVVVLTNHPLKHVMSRPEASRRLIKWAVELGQHDIEYQPRTAQKAQVLADFVTELMSDLERPEACERPCSKWMLHVDGSSNANNGGAGILIQGPEGIEIEVAARLSFPVTNNEAEYEALVLGLELAYEAGARDLEVFTDSQLIAIQIEGAYETRERTMTQYKEIAQRLMRKFSGCSLSQVPRAENDKADALSKFGAAMDGIRDRKITAVVRDRSVLTSGTEIQVVSEAESWMSEIIRYLGEGILPNDPQAAKRVKFRATRFTLLDGQLYKRTTDGPLLKCLDGERALYVMREIHEGSCGNHSGARSLAQKVMRQGYFWPTLVEDSKNLVRKCESCQKYASLIHQPATPLEPIKIACPFDQWGIDIVGPFPPAQAQKKFIIVAVEYFSKWVWKNIICRFGIPRILISDNGTQFQDRKITEWCKELKIAQHFTAVANPQANGQTEVTNRTILQHLKTRLESKGSWVDELPGVLWAYRTTPRTATGETPFCLVYGTEAIIPAEIGEESQRVMQYEPQTNQAKRSFDLTVIEEKREAAYARILHHKGLMMKSHDRKIRPRQLQVGDLVLKKVEASKHVGKLEPPWEGPYKVTEIRKKGTYRLQYMQGRDLPRPWNIQNLKKFYA; encoded by the coding sequence ATGGAAGGTTCATCGAGGAGAAATGCCGCCGAGGAAGAAACACCCAGGAGAGGAGCAGGTGCAACCATCCAAATCACTCAGGATGAGTTGCAAAGGATGATAGACGAGGCAAGCCGAAAGGCTATAGTAGAATATGAAAGGAGAACAGCGACCCCCCTGGTCAAAGAAACTGCTAGAAGGCAGTTATTCGAAAACGTGGAGCCAATAAGAGAGTCAAGAGTTCAGGGGGAACATGATCATCGCAGTAAGCGACCAGCATCATCCGATGCAGGTTCCAGCAGCCATGGACGCGCAAAGAGAAGAGAGCCGGTCATATCCAGGGCCGAAGTGGAAAGTGTGGGCAAACAGATACATAGCTTGAACAAACAGATCGACGAGTTGAAGAAACGAGGGGAGATCGTCGCGCAGAACAAGAACTCCCCTTTCTGTAACGAAATCCTCGTTCAGACCGTTGAGCCCGGGTTCAGAGTGCCCGATTTGAAGAGATATGATGGGATGAGAGACCCTCAGGAGCATGTGGCCGCCTTTGAGATGGTGATGAATCTTTACGGACAGTCAGCCCCGATAATGGCTAAATTGTTCGCGACCACACTGACGGGAAAAGCTCAGGAATGGTTCACGAACCTACCCCGTGGGAGCATCGAGTCCTACGAGCAGCTCGTGCAAAAGTTCAATTTCCATTTTGCGagcaagaagaaacaaaagaggTCGGCTACCCATCTGTTCAACATCCGACAGAGAGAGGATGAGACGCtgaaaaatttcatgggtCGATTCAACAACGAGACCCTGGAGGTACAAGAGTTGAGGATTGACATGCTTGTGAGTATCCTCATACATGGACTCAGGAAGGGCTCGTTCGCCTCCGCCCTCGCGCGCGATCCGCCCTATGATGTTGAGCAATTGATGGCGATAGCACAGAAGTATATTGACGAGGAGGAGATGAACGCGATGAAAGATTCGGAACGAAGGGAGCGGGAATATATTCCCAGACGACCTCATGagggaagaggaggaggaaatGACAAACCAAAAACGGAGAAACGGAAGGAGCCTAAGTACGTGCCAAAATACCACAACTACACTCCCTTGGCCATGTCCAGGGAGAAGGCTCTGATGATGGTAGAAAATGCTGACGTGCTAAAATGGCCTAGACATACGAGGTACACTCCCACCAAGAAGATGTCTAACAAGTACTGCCGCTTCCATCGAGAGAGAGGACACAGCACAGAGGAGTGCTATCAGCTGAAGGACGAGATCGAAAGGCTTGTTCGTCAGGGACACTTCCGAGACCGCGTGCCCCCAAATTGTAAAATCGGAGGGGGAGGAAGGAGGAGCAGATCGAGGAGCCCGGACCGAGACAGAAACCCGGGCCCATCAAGGATCGATAGACCCCCAGTGGGTGGGAACAACGCACCCACAAAAGGCGTCATATACACAATAGCGGGAGGATCGACTGCGGGAGATTCAGGTCGAACACGGAAAAGATGCGCCCGAACAGCCGGATCGGTAAGACAGAAAGAATTCGTGCTGAAGGTAGAGGGTGAAGAGGCCATCTCATTTAATAGCTCGGATCGGTTGGAGGATGGAGGAGAACAGAACGACCCCATGGTCATCAAGCTCGATATCGCGAATTTCACCGTCCATAAAGTGTTGATAGATAGTGGGAGCTCAGCggacataattttcaaaaatgtcGTGGACCGGATGGGGCTGGAAAATGCGAGGCTCGAACCAGTAAAGACTCCACTGGTCGGCTTCGGAGGAAGTGAAGTGGCTTCGTTGGGGACGATCGAGCTTCCAGTGTCCATGGGCGAAGAGCCGAAGAGGAAAACGCTGATGGTAAAGTTCCTAGTGGTCGATACCCCGTTCACATACAATGTCATACTGGGTCGGCCGGGGTTGAATTCATTCCGGGCTGTTATCTCCACATACCATATGAAGATGAAATTCCCCACTGAATATGGAATCGGGGAAGTGTGGTGCGACCAAAAGGAGGCTCGTAAATGCTATAACTTGTCGATCAAAGCGGAGCCGAGGTCGAAGAAACAGAAGGTCAGGGAGGACGCGGAGCCCCGACCATATGAGGCTGAACATTTAAAACCCAGTGAGGAATACAAGGCTATTCAGCTCGCAACAGACGACCCTAGCAAGACGACCAGGATAGGGTCCAGCATGAAAGAAGGGGAGATGGCCATGATCGATTTCTTGCGGAATAACGCAGACATGTTCGCATGGAGCCCATCAGATTTTACTGGGATAGACCCGGAGGTCATTGTACACCGACTGAACGTCAACCCCACCGTTCGACCTGTGCAACAGAGAAAAAGAACTCTCAACAGTGACAAAAATGATGCTATCAGACAGGAGGTCGATAAGCTACTAAAAGCGGGATATATATCGGAAATCCAGTACACGAATTGGCTTTCCAATGTAGTACTTGTCCCGAAGGCTTCAGGAAAATGGCGCATGTGCGTGGATTTCACGGACCTGAACAAGGCTTGCCCTAAAGACCCATATCCGTTACCTCGGATCGATACCATGGTGGATTCGACTGCTGGGTTCGAACTCTTTTCGATGATGGATGCATACCAAGGATATCACCAGATCCAACTGGCGGAAGAAGATAGAGACAAAACCTCCTTCGTCACAGATAAGGGGATTTATTGCTACAACATGATGCCGTTCGGACTGAAAAATGCCGGCGCCACCTACCAACGGTTGGTTAAAAAGATGTTCGGCGATCTGCTCGGAAAAACCATGGAGGTATACGTCGACGACATGCTGGTCAAGAGTAAGAGGTCACAAGACcacatcaaagatctctctCAGGCATTCAGTATAATGAGGTCGCACGGGATGAAGCTTAACCCGGACAAATGCACATTTGGAGTGACAGGTGGGAAGTTTTTGGGGTACATGATTAGCGAACGAGGAATAGAGGCGAATCcagaaaaaattcaagctATAATGAACCTGAGATCACCCAATTCGGTCAAAGAAGTGCAGAAGCTCACGGGAAAGATCGCATCCTTGAGTAGGTTCATATCTAGGTCGGCGGGCAAAAGCTTACCGTTTTTTAAGGTCTTGCGGAAGCCCAAAAATTTCGCGTGGACATCAGAATGCGATCAGGCCTTACAGGAGTTGAAGAAATACCTCACAAAACCCCCACTGCTCGCAAACCCGAAGGAAGGGGAGACTTTATTCTTGTACCTAGGGGTGTCCGAAAATGCGGTCAGCTCAGTGCTGGTGAGAGAAGAGGCCAGTAATCAAAATCCGGTGTATTATGTTAGCAAAATGCTCCAGGGGGCCGAATCCCGATACTCGGAGATGGAGAAGCTGGCCCTAGCCCTAATTGTTACAGCTCGAAAACTACGACCATACTTCCAGGCGCACAAGGTAGTGGTATTGACGAACCACCCTCTTAAACACGTGATGTCGCGACCCGAGGCGTCAAGAAGACTAATCAAATGGGCAGTAGAACTGGGACAGCACGACATTGAGTACCAACCCAGAACGGCTCAGAAAGCACAGGTACTGGCAGATTTTGTGACGGAACTAATGAGCGACCTAGAACGACCCGAAGCGTGTGAACGGCCTTGTTCGAAATGGATGCTGCATGTCGATGGGTCTTCGAATGCGAATAACGGAGGAGCGGGCATATTGATCCAAGGACCCGAGGGCATCGAGATAGAAGTAGCTGCTCGACTATCATTCCCGGTAACGAACAATGAGGCGGAATACGAGGCATTGGTATTAGGGCTGGAGCTAGCGTATGAGGCAGGCGCACGCGATCTAGAGGTTTTCACCGACTCTCAGCTGATCGCTATTCAAATTGAAGGAGCATACGAGACAAGAGAGAGAACCATGACACAGTACAAAGAGATCGCGCAGCGATTGATGAGAAAATTTAGCGGATGCTCGCTTTCACAAGTTCCCCGAGCAGAAAACGACAAAGCAGATGCTCTGTCAAAATTTGGGGCAGCAATGGATGGAATCCGAGATCGCAAAATCACTGCAGTAGTGCGCGACCGGTCGGTGCTCACGAGCGGAACAGAAATTCAGGTCGTTTCAGAAGCCGAATCGTGGATGAGCGAGATCATACGGTATCTTGGAGAGGGCATCCTGCCCAACGACCCACAAGCAGCAAAAAGAGTCAAATTTCGCGCTACCCGATTCACATTGTTGGATGGTCAGCTCTACAAACGAACGACGGATGGCCCCCTCCTGAAATGCTTGGATGGAGAGAGAGCCCTGTACGTGATGCGGGAAATACACGAAGGAAGCTGCGGTAATCATTCGGGAGCGAGGTCGCTGGCGCAGAAGGTGATGCGGCAAGGTTATTTCTGGCCCACCTTGGTCGAAGATTCCAAGAACTTGGTGAGGAAATGCGAGAGTTGCCAGAAGTATGCTTCTTTGATACATCAACCGGCAACACCGTTGGAACCGATCAAGATAGCGTGCCCGTTCGATCAGTGGGGAATTGACATCGTAGGACCTTTTCCGCCCGCACAAGCccaaaagaaattcatcatCGTAGCGGTCGAATATTTCTCCAAGTGGGTTTGGAAGAATATTATATGCAGATTTGGTATACCTCGAATATTAATATCTGATAACGGCACGCAGTTCCAGGacagaaaaattacagaatggTGCAAGGAGTTGAAGATCGCGCAACACTTCACAGCAGTTGCAAATCCTCAAGCGAACGGGCAGACCGAAGTGACGAACCGAACGATCTTGCAACATTTGAAGACTCGCCTCGAGAGCAAGGGGTCATGGGTCGACGAACTGCCCGGGGTCTTGTGGGCTTACCGAACAACGCCACGAACTGCCACGGGTGAAACCCCTTTCTGCCTGGTGTACGGAACTGAGGCCATCATTCCCGCCGAAATAGGGGAGGAATCGCAAAGAGTTATGCAGTATGAGCCCCAGACGAACCAAGCCAAACGAAGCTTCGACCTCACTGTTAtcgaagaaaaaagagaggcTGCATATGCCCGAATCCTGCATCACAAGGGTCTAATGATGAAGAGCCATGATCGTAAAATCCGACCCCGCCAGCTGCAGGTAGGAGATCTCGTGCTGAAGAAGGTGGAGGCGTCAAAACATGTAGGAAAGCTGGAGCCACCCTGGGAAGGCCCTTACAAAGTGACCGAGATCAGAAAGAAGGGTACATACAGATTGCAATACATGCAGGGTCGCGATCTACCACGCCCTTGGAACATACAGAACTTGAAGAAGTTCTACGCCTGA